A stretch of DNA from Oryza brachyantha chromosome 9, ObraRS2, whole genome shotgun sequence:
tttgagtTCAACTGTTCAAGAAAGATTACTACTATCGGCAGGCCATTGTTCCTTCTTCAGTTCAGTTTCAGGCCATAGGAAGGGAAATTTTCCTGATACTTTCATTGATTCAATTCCTGGTTCTGCCCAACGAGAAGAAACCttgagagggagagagcaTATGGCCATGTGCAGGGTGATCTACagagcaggaaaaaaaaaggactatCTGGAAATCAGTGGTTTCTAGGCTCTGTACAGGTTGCCACTCAGCAGACGTGCGCGCACAGTTCTGTTTGCTGTGTGGGTAAAAAGCATGTTTTGTACACAGCTCTTTAAATAGAGGGCATTGTTCTAAATCAGTAGCTGTGAAATCAAATGATAATCTCTTCTAGTGTGTCAATTTGGGGCTCCAGAAAGAAAAACTGCAGGGTATTACGACATTGTGGCTTTTGGGCACAATACCATGAAACTGCAAATCGTGATTTAAACATTGATTGAAATGGTTTTATTTATGATCAGATCGCCAGGAACCAACGACTACTTTTCATATGATTTCCATGTAAAATTTGAGGGAAAGTATATGAATTAAGCAACCAGTTTGATGAAATACTGTAAGAAAAAACGTATTTCCTCCGATACAtactataagactttctagtttagattcatatgcGTGCTGaaaaatctagacacatatacaaaacactTACATCGAtacataaatgaatctaggcaaacccagaaaaatttataatatggaacggagggagtacaactTACAACACTAGATAGAGCTGGAGATCTGAAGATGCCTCCACTGTTAGACTTCACTGAACAAAATCTTCAGCTTGGCAACACATACTCAACCACTGTACAACTTGCTTCTTGCACCATGATAACAACCTGACAGATACCTACATGATATGTTCCACAGACAATTTCTTATTCTCACGATTTGATAGCCACACCTGATATATCATGCAAATTTTAGCTGCATCAATGATGAATCTTTATGTGAATACCAATTGCTCTTGCAAGCCCATCAGGCACTGCATTTCTCTGGCATGCTGATTTTCACAGAGATGGAGTAACAACATATCCATTGTTGCTATCTTCTGCTTGCTTTGACAACACCAATATTTGAGTTCAACAGAGAATACTTGCACTGGATATTTACATCATCCTTGATTTCGATTGCTAATCTGGTAACAGGAAAACAAAGTAGttaataattttatggtttcttGGTGCCCTAAAACTAACACAACTATGACCCTTGATTTTCAGTACATCTCAGTTCAATTGGTACCTTAAGCTGACACTTACAGGACAGGACTAACACCTTGTGAAAACTTCTTCCAATCTAAACATGCCTTAGCAAACTTTTCCCTTGAGACTGTTGAGCTGAGCTACCACCAGTCCATCACATGACATTGGAATTATGCTCATGTATATTATGATTTTGTCTAGGTATCACCTCTTCACTCATCATGGAACAGACACCAACTCATGTTAAATGGTGGTTTAGTAAAAAACCTGTGGGTGACATGGCAAGTGAGTCATCAGAATGcctattatattttgtttgtagcCTGAATTGTAAGATCTTAATCTTTGTTGTGTTGTCAACCACAGATCCTTCAGGGGTTCATTGCACTAGAAATCTAATTAGCCATCACCAGTAATCTCCACACGAACAAGAACCACCTTTAAAGTGGTGAAAGCGGTTAGAATCCCGCAATATGATCAGCCTGCCCTCAATTGCAGAGATATACTTGAAAGCATTGTGACAGTCTCCACATACCCTGAGGTTTTTTATCACTCGGATAGGTCTCCCAGGAGGAATATTTAAAATTCCATAAGCAACAGCAAGCTTTTCGCTGTGGTACTTGAGCATGTgctctttctcttcctcctccacatCATGCAAAACCATATCTGTAGCTGATATATATCCAGCTTTCTTCATTCTCATGTCAAGGTCTTCTAAGAAAGCatatatcttttctttctcagGGTGCACACAATCACCAACTGAGAAAGTGTGGACTTTATTCTGTACTTCAATCCAACTGAATCCAGGCACCTTTTTCACACCCCGCTCTTCCATCATTACTCTCATTTTTCCCACATCACGCCATTTCCCAgaagatgcatatatatttgaaagcAAGACATACATGCCAGCATTTTCAGGCTCCAACTCAAATATTTTCTCAGCTGCACTCCTGCCAAGTTCAGGATTGCGGTGGATCCGACTTGCACCGAGCAATGCACCCCACATGGTAGAATCTGGCTCAAATGGCATGTCCTTCATAAGATCATGTGCTTCAGCCAATCGTCCAGCTCGCCCAAGGAGGTCTATCATACATGTATAGTGCTCAGGTTTTGCTGTCACACCAAAATCATGGTGCATTGAGTAGAAGTATGAAATGCCTTTCTCAACCAAGCCAGAATGACTACATGCTGCCAGCACTCCAACCTGAAagttaaaattacaaaaaaataaaccatgagtACAGAACAAGGGAATAGAACTTCTTGCTTATTAATactaaaaagagaaaacaaggtattttttaattattactttTCACTAAACTGGGTCAGTTCTCACCGTTAACATTTCTAATGAATATTTTATCAAAAGTGGGTGAACTTGCTACAGATTTAGTCAACCATCTATAGGAGATAAACTGAATTTTGTTATCTGAAAATTGGTGTGCTACCACATAGCAGCACTACTTGCATGGGTGAAACCTTCCTGATCAATATACTTATAAGGCATGTTCCAGGAACATATTCTTACCAGAGTAATGTCATCTGGCTTGGTAGATGTTGTCCTcattgtattaaaaatttcAAGTGCTTCCTTTCCAAAACCATGCCGTGCATAACCAGCAATCATAGTATTCCATGAAACGACATCCCTCTCTTCCATTTCCTCAAACACATTGCGCGCGTCCTCCATGTTCCCACATTTAAAGTACATAGCTAACAGTGCATTCCCAACAAAACATCCCACCCCATAACCAGCCTTAATCAATCTCCCATGAAGCTGCATTCCACATTCAAGTGCAGCAATGTCAGCACATGTGCTCAACAAACAAGAGAATGCTGATCTATTCACCCATTCACCACACTGCCCCATTTCAATGAACAACTGCAGGGTTTCCACGCTGCAACCACCCTGAGAATATGCAGCCAGCATTGCAGCCCAAGAGACTGCATCCTTCTGCGGCATCGTGTCAAAAACTGCCTTCGCATCGTCCAACATCCCTGCCTGAGCATACCCCGTCAACATTGTGTTCCATGATGCCACATTCCTGCAGGGCATCATATCGAACAGTTCCTTTGCTTCATCCATCATCTTCCGCTGAACATAGGCTGCCACCATTGCATTCCAAGTCACTGCATTCCTCTCTGGCATGGCATCAAACACCCTCCTGGCCTCCTCTAACATTCCATTTTGTGCATATCCAGACACGACTGCTGTCCATGTGAATACATCCCTCACTGGAGCTGAATCAAACAACCTTCTCGCCTCCACCATATTCCCTCTTCTTGCATAACCCGAGACCATAGTATTCCAGGATACGACATCCCTTGCAGGCATCCTATCAAAAAGATCCCTTGCCTCTGACATCTTACCCCACTGCACATACCCTGCCATCAGTGCGTTCCAAGAGATTGCATCCCACTCTGTCCTTGAATGAAACAAACCCCTTGCTTCTTCAACCCGCCCATTCCTGACATATGCTGCAAGCATGCCATTCCATGAGACGGCGTCCTTCTGTGGCGCAAGATCAAAGTAGTGCCGTGCGAGCGACACAAGCCCATGGTTGGCATGGGACGAGATCATGACGTTGTAGGTGACCGAGTCCTTCACgggcatttcgtcgaacaggCCACGCGCGTCAGCGAGGGACGAGGACACCGCCAGCGCGTGGAGGAGCGTGTTGTAGGAGAACGTGTCCGGCTCCGGGATGGTGCGGAAGAGGGCGACCGCCAGCGGGAGGCGGCCGTTGGCTGCGTAGCCCGCGAGCATGGCGTTgtaggtggaggtggagcggTGGCCGTGGGGCGTGGCGGCGAAGAGgcgctcggcgtcggcgacgcggcccgCGCGCATGTGCGCCGTGATGGCCTTGTTGCGCCGGATCACCTCCGCGTCGAGCCTCCCCGGCGGCCGGTGGCTCCTCTGCCGCGCCGCGGAGCGGAGATGGCGGGAAGGGAGCATCGCGGGGACGCGGGCGTCGTCTTCAAGCTGCGGCCGTGCATTCCACAAAGGAGGTTAGGATGAAACCGTCGTGGGctattattatatttcttGTGTGGCCTCAAATCAGCCCATCCAAGAGAAGTTCTACACGGGCCGGTTTTTGAACTTGTTTTGGATTTAATTTGGGCTTCCAAGCATGCTATGTTAGTACCGAACTATTTCGTACTAAGGTGACTtgatccataaaaaaaatgagtgatATATTCAAtcctttttactttttacgttataaaaacctttttttgcctaaatttatatatagggtaataaatctagacacatacatattttatatatgacataaaGTCTTGTAACGTAGGACAGATGGAATATCATTTTAATTAAGTGTCGTATGCTCTATTTTCTCAAAAAGGATTTTTACTTCGAAATAAATACAGAGCGACAGTAACATTGGAGGGAGTGTTGTAAAGTATCCGGCAAAGATTCCATTGAGAATATACCATGATAATGACGTCAAAAAGGTATCTGCCACATACCAATGAAACTATCTTTctatactttttatattttatctcaGAAATGCCTCAACTGAAACCTGTGGCACAAAAATGTTACTTCTACTAtacaaatacaattaaaacaaaatgtgACAAAATACGAGTTGCAAAATAATggaagaaaagggaaaaaaattgcgACAAAATATCTCCTTCTGGAGCCAACGTGGCCCAAAAAAAGCTCGACCGTCGATATCGCTTCCGGGTTCTGGCAcgtcgcgctcgccgccgcttcgTCGGAGGAGatgggcggcgccgccgtggccctGCTCgcggccgctcgccggcgcccggcTACCCcgctctctttctttctccctcgCGCGGGGCTCCACGAGGCTGCCACTccggcgacggaggaggagaagggggggacgcggcggaggcggagcaggagcagcagcagccgcctcCTTGGGCCGGACATCCCTGATGCCTGGGACCAGCCCCCGAGCTCCGTAgcgcggccgcctcctccgagCGGCGCTGGAGGTAAGCGGGGCTTGCGAGCTCAGCTTGTTGATAAATTTGCTTAAGAGGCGTGGATTAGTGATTTCGCTGGGAGATTCCACATTTCCATTGGAAGTATGCAAATGGTTTTGGGGTTACTAGATGGAATTTCGAGAGCGTGGCGCAGATACTTAAATTGAGTGATTCGCTCGACTGGTGCAGAAACCCACTTCCAGAGTCTCGTCGTTGTTGCTATTGATTATTGAATGGTGACATCCTGAGAAATGGAGATATTGCTAGACCAGAATGTTAATCCATGGAATGCAAGTGTTGGTCTTTTAGGAGCTCTGCTTGGTTGCTGTAGTTTGTAAGCACCTGAAAGATGGGATGGTGCAGTCCGGAAAGAAAGCCTGAGTACATGCTGTTGAGTATAGAGTGTGTTCTTTGGTTCCTGCAATATTCTTCTGCTTAGTTGGTGCAAGGTTGTAGACAAATTCCTAGGTTTAGTTGGTGCAAGGTTGTAGACAAATTCCTAGGTTTGATACCCTTCATGGTCATGGACCCAACTTCCATTTCCATGAAAAGAATGTGAAGCTTCAGTTCTTCACAATTGATTAGTCAGAAAAAGAGCCTTTTGTTATTGTTGTTTGGTATCTTATGCTAATGATGTGATGTTCTGAACCTGTACATTTGTCTTTCTTGTAGTTGATTATGGGTCCACTGCAACCATTATTGATGGCAAGTCTGTTGCCGAGGACATAAGGTTTCAGATCACTGAAGAAGTTCGTCAAATGAAAAATGCTGTGGGGCATGTGCCTGGCCTAGCTGTTGTGTTGGTAGGCAATAGAAGGGACTCTCAATCATACGTGCGATACAAAATAAAGGGTTGTGAGGAAGTTGGAATAAAATCTTTGTTGGCAGAGTTGCCTGGGAACTGTACTGAAGATGAAGTGGTGGATTCTGTTTCAAGATTCAATGAAGATCCATCTATTCATGGCATCCTTGTACAATTACCTCTACCACAGGTATCTCAACTGTTATAGTGTTGCAACTGCATGAACTTGGATTTAGTGTGTAGATCAATGTTATGGGAACCTTTCTTTTGCACCCATCAgatgaatattttgtttgatgatTAATGCAAACtacttttgtttcattttaatAAACAGCCAACTTCAGTTATCTTTTACTTGGTTTTCATTTCAGTATTTCTTGGTCATGATTCAATAATTTAAATCCACACTTTGCTATACCATTTTCAATATCGACACAATAACATGGTGCTATCTATTCAACCCTGCTGATTTTGTATAAATCAGCATATGGATGAGGAAAGGATTCTGAGCGCTATTAGCCTAGGGAAGGATGTGGATGGTTTCCATCCATTGAATGTTGGTAATCTTGCCCTTAGAAGTCGGAAACCATTATTTGTGCCCTGTGCTGCAAAGGCTTGCCTTGAGCTATTGCTCCAATCTGGGATTGACCTCATGGGAAAGCATGTCGCTATGATTGGGAGAAGCAAAGTTGTTGGGTTGCCCACTTCTTTACTTTTACAGGTAAAGCAAAGCTATTACCTTAggttttactgcattattgTGAGGACATTATTGTAAcaaataacaatatattttccCTCAGAGACATCATGCAACTGTTAGTATTATCCATGCTTTCACAACAAATCCAGAAGAGATTACTCGTCAATCTGATATTGTGATCTCAGCTGCTGGAGTGGCCAATCTTGTAAGAGGAAGCTGGTTAAAGGAAGGTGCAGTTGTGATCGATGTTGGAACAAACCCAATTGAGGTAAAGAAATTAGTGTTTATGAgaatataaatgtttgatttacAAAGTCTGTACTATGGTTGGtgttatttaattaacatGTCCATTTTCAATAGTATCtaaatagatgataaaatgtTATGCTTGTTGAATTCTTCTAATTATAGTTGGCATTCTGCATGTGAATCTATCTCCATTTTGAATCTCATCATATCATGAATGATTGAATGTAAATCGATTTAGACAGCTAATAAGCAATGCTCcctactgatttttttttcatgggtGCAATGCTGGAGTTCTAGGGCATTTTCCCATTTTTGGCATGACTTATCTCTGCCTACTTAACCATAACAACTTATGCTATTATTTTAGGATCCAACCAGTGATTACGGCTATCGGTTAACTGGAGATGTATGCTTCGAAGAAGCAGCGAGGGTGGCCTCTGCTATTACTCCAGTTCCTGGCGGTGTGGGGCCGGTGACCATTGCGATGCTTCTTGCCAATACACTTGACTCGGCCAAACTAGCTTATGGCTTAGCCACTGAGCCCCATGAATTGTAATCTTGCTGTGTAaactagtttttctttttatttgctCGTTGCTCTCACTTTTGGCTGTATTGAGAGAGAGCTGGGATGTAAGTGTAACATATATTTTGCTGAATAAGATACGGTTAGTCGTGCCCATGCTTGCAACAAGTATCTTCTGTTAATGGATTGCACGATACTAGGAACCAGCATTCAGAAAGGAAGTTAACATAGGCATAACTAGTTTGATTTCCAAGTGAGCTGgaaatcatttaattttagtttggaGTCTTGGatcttaatatatgattatgaTTTATGAGGGCGCAGAGAACAATTTTGCAGTGGCTGAATCTAGTAAACTAAGGATCTTACAAGTAGTGCTTCACTCCAGAATGCATGCAGAACTGTTTGCAAggcaataataaatatttcataaagAAAGATGGACATCCAGGAAAACTGACATACAGAAAAGAATAAGCTGATTGCAACACTTCAGCTGCATTCTTTTGTTAAATGAAGATGAAAAGCgaaatattatctaatttttgtaATAGCTATTTTATGCTATAACAATAGAATtaacttttacaaagttataaatctattttagaaatatgagataacCAACTACcataaaatcattttataaaaaatacactgtttagtagTCTAAGAAACACACGTGTAAAAGCCAAGAGATACAACCCAAAAAAACATTACCTTCGGTCTCACTACAGAATATGAACAGAAGGCTATCATTTCGCTTATACATAGTTCTCTTATGCAAGGTTTCATAGTCCTCTTATGCAAGGTTTCATTTACCGTGCGAACTGCCAAAACACGGTGCCGCGCAACCGCAGATTCACACGGTAACCGTGGACGCCAAAAAACCGTAATGAATTTGAAaaccaaaaatttgaattcaaaactgCGCAGTAAACGCGGTTACCGTGCGGTTTCACGCGATAGCCGTAGTATCTATTTGCTGAAACAACGCATGAAAACGGCAGAAACCGTGGTTTCCTGCACGGCCGaaaccacggttaccgcggatatgatgtcaaatgcaaaaaaaactttaaaaaatctaaaaaaatacataaaaataggaaaatattttgtgactatattgtgacatagaaaaataggacatgttatagggaaaacaagaaaattttcatatgacattttctaaatttttgatattgcaacatacaaacatacaccgttaTATCatccttcaccaaataattcacaccaataacaagtaacaacttcattttgattgttgcgtcactactatacctactacccattgttactaacatgcacatataatttttctctatatatatttttcatatatccatcattgtatatttgtatttcaatatTACATATCATAGTGTCtagtacaaattaataatgactcaacaacaaagtattcttaaccatcttcctatgaaatattatttgcaataggctattttttaattttgtttcctgaAATTCTCGTTTATGATCTTTAATTATGCCggaaatacaatttttcatgaatttctttaacaaaactacactatatatcaacctataccacatatattttttcattaattttcctcaaaatatttaaattctcctcaaatttaaattcggtTATCATGGCTTACCGAAGCCAAGCCTCCACGAAGGGCCCGGTTACCGTGGTTACCGCGGGGGTAACTGTGGTAACACGAACCTGCTCTTATGTTCAAAGCCTCCAAATTTATTTCTTGCAGGATGTGCATTGAGCCATTGACCAgatcttaaaattttagaaagctAATCTACAAAAGGATGAGCATGAGAACtgagtttatttatttacttatttatcaTATAAACCACTTAGAAAGTACATCTAATGCCGCAGACAAGATGATACATTTGGGTATGACCTTTTCATTCAATTTTGTAAAGAAAAACGGAGGTTCctttaacaaaataattgttgTACTATACTGCTTTGTGGGCTGTTTAGCTTCATATTATTTCAATCTTCTGCTCCGCCACCCAAGATTGTTTTGGCTCCAGTTGTACTGTTTCAATCTGCATGATGCAATTGATCGTATCATCAgtgaaaaatacaaattatataaaaaaaatcttagcaATTTTCAGCGAAATTTTATGTGCATTTCTATTAGTTGTCATACCTTTGCATTTTCAACACAGACAAAATCTTTGTAACACGCCTCCATCTGCAAGTGAGGATTCCACAGCACTGCATCTGACCaactatatttaaaaaatagtcacaatTTAATCATGTAATCCTCACGAAGTTTAAAGATATCTTTTAACAATTCAATTCAGCGTACTTGGCATTTGATATCACAATTTTGTCACCCAATCCATTGTCCAGAGTGAGCTCACTTGGTGCACCAAGGTAGACGCAATCAACAAATCCTGGAAAAGTTACCTCTTCCCTGTATCATATGAAGTGGATCAgaattatgtatataaattatgataagcATCTTACACAAAGTCAAGCAATGCAACAGCCAACAGCATCAAGAACCTAGCAGTGTGTACCATGGCGCCATATAGAAAAGTGACAAATCTAGTAACAGAAGGCAAGAACAATGGGGTGTTATTACATTTTTTCATAACACTCCAGGATTGGACACAAGCCACTGGCTGAGGAACAAATAATTGtggttatgttttttctaaCCTTGTTAAAAGCGGGTTGGAAAAATGTGTGACCATGGGAGTTTCGAATGTTGTTAATGTATAGAGGAATGAACTAAAATCAGAAATAGCAATAGAttgtttgataaaaaaaagcaagctGACCTCTCTTCTTTGCCCTCCAAAGGATTTTTGGGGTCAGGATCCTTATTTAGGGTCTTACAACCTTTGAGACCTTTCACCAAAACACCAGAAATTGAAGCCTGCACAACCAAACACGTGATAATTTAAACAATGACATATTTCTCAAGAACGGTGATTTGGCTTCCTTCACGAAGCTGCAACTTACACGGAAATAACTGTGGAGTGCTGAGTTGAATGAGAAAGGCTTATCGTCtgtatttgttattttcaggGTTGTTGACAGGCTTGTAGAGTGGAGTGCAACctgaaaaacaatttttctggTTGTTGAATAGCATTAACAAGATTCTGTTTTTGCATAGTGGAACAAGGCACAGCAGCACATAATACGGTACCAGGGTATGACCTTATACAATGCTTGGAAGCTGAAATCCCACATTGAACGGCTATAAGAGTCATCTTTTAGTTCCAAAGTTACAGCTGGATTTCCTTCATTAGCTTCTGAATCAGTGATAGACCAATTCATGTTCCTTGCAAATCCATGCTGTAAAAAGGTGAAATTAGACTTGCTTGCTTAAGAAAGGTGCAGCGTAAATCATTCttatgaagttgatgacgaatGTGCATGAACATTAACTTGTCTTAAAAATACTTGAGCTGCTAGGGTAAGACCGCAGGACAGCCCCCGGGCATTATGTGTAGAAGGTCTACCGTAGCCCATGCCCATGTGAGAACAACCAACAACCTAGGCCAGGCCTTAGACATATGCTTTGGCATGGAAACGACCTAGGCCAGGCCTTAGACATATGCTTTGGCATGGAAACGACCTAGGCCAGGCCTTAGACATATGCTTTGGCATGGGACAAACAAGGGGATTTTTAACCCCAGCCTAAAATTCGCTCCCATGGAGAGTCGAACCTAGGACCTGAGCCACCTAACCAACTCATCTAGAGGAACTATATAAGAATGAAGGCTAACTTGGGATCCACAGCATAACTTGTTGCTACATGTATTTCAGGTTGATGAGCATATTGAATGCAACATCAATATGAAACATGCTACTATTCAATTGGCGTATCAAAGTTTGTTTGGTCATACACTGTTAtcagaatttaaaaatattagttccTTTCCTATCTGAATTGCTACAACATAGAATTGGTTTCACAAACCTGCTGCATGGGACCAGGACCGAATTGGG
This window harbors:
- the LOC102711828 gene encoding pentatricopeptide repeat-containing protein At4g02750, with the translated sequence MLPSRHLRSAARQRSHRPPGRLDAEVIRRNKAITAHMRAGRVADAERLFAATPHGHRSTSTYNAMLAGYAANGRLPLAVALFRTIPEPDTFSYNTLLHALAVSSSLADARGLFDEMPVKDSVTYNVMISSHANHGLVSLARHYFDLAPQKDAVSWNGMLAAYVRNGRVEEARGLFHSRTEWDAISWNALMAGYVQWGKMSEARDLFDRMPARDVVSWNTMVSGYARRGNMVEARRLFDSAPVRDVFTWTAVVSGYAQNGMLEEARRVFDAMPERNAVTWNAMVAAYVQRKMMDEAKELFDMMPCRNVASWNTMLTGYAQAGMLDDAKAVFDTMPQKDAVSWAAMLAAYSQGGCSVETLQLFIEMGQCGEWVNRSAFSCLLSTCADIAALECGMQLHGRLIKAGYGVGCFVGNALLAMYFKCGNMEDARNVFEEMEERDVVSWNTMIAGYARHGFGKEALEIFNTMRTTSTKPDDITLVGVLAACSHSGLVEKGISYFYSMHHDFGVTAKPEHYTCMIDLLGRAGRLAEAHDLMKDMPFEPDSTMWGALLGASRIHRNPELGRSAAEKIFELEPENAGMYVLLSNIYASSGKWRDVGKMRVMMEERGVKKVPGFSWIEVQNKVHTFSVGDCVHPEKEKIYAFLEDLDMRMKKAGYISATDMVLHDVEEEEKEHMLKYHSEKLAVAYGILNIPPGRPIRVIKNLRVCGDCHNAFKYISAIEGRLIILRDSNRFHHFKGGSCSCGDYW
- the LOC102712106 gene encoding bifunctional protein FolD 1, mitochondrial-like, which encodes MGGAAVALLAAARRRPATPLSFFLPRAGLHEAATPATEEEKGGTRRRRSRSSSSRLLGPDIPDAWDQPPSSVARPPPPSGAGVDYGSTATIIDGKSVAEDIRFQITEEVRQMKNAVGHVPGLAVVLVGNRRDSQSYVRYKIKGCEEVGIKSLLAELPGNCTEDEVVDSVSRFNEDPSIHGILVQLPLPQHMDEERILSAISLGKDVDGFHPLNVGNLALRSRKPLFVPCAAKACLELLLQSGIDLMGKHVAMIGRSKVVGLPTSLLLQRHHATVSIIHAFTTNPEEITRQSDIVISAAGVANLVRGSWLKEGAVVIDVGTNPIEDPTSDYGYRLTGDVCFEEAARVASAITPVPGGVGPVTIAMLLANTLDSAKLAYGLATEPHEL
- the LOC102712384 gene encoding putative glucose-6-phosphate 1-epimerase: MAASCALSSLSLSVSVSSSSSPRRFRPRRCSGVVAMASVGQKVYAPGVAVSEGNGGLQKIDLKSPHGSEAEIYLFGACVTSWKVPSGKDVLFVRPDAVFNGQKPISGGIPHCFPQFGPGPMQQHGFARNMNWSITDSEANEGNPAVTLELKDDSYSRSMWDFSFQALYKVALHSTSLSTTLKITNTDDKPFSFNSALHSYFRASISGVLVKGLKGCKTLNKDPDPKNPLEGKEEREEVTFPGFVDCVYLGAPSELTLDNGLGDKIVISNANWSDAVLWNPHLQMEACYKDFVCVENAKIETVQLEPKQSWVAEQKIEII